Proteins from one Prevotella sp. E2-28 genomic window:
- the ribD gene encoding bifunctional diaminohydroxyphosphoribosylaminopyrimidine deaminase/5-amino-6-(5-phosphoribosylamino)uracil reductase RibD, with protein MTTDERYMQRCLQLAQNGRQNAKPNPMVGAVIVVDGRIIGEGYHVRCGQGHAEVNAFASVSAEDEKLLHEATIYVSLEPCSHYGKTPPCADLIIKKGVKRVVVGCIDEFAEVQGRGIQKLRDAGIEVTVGVLENECKALNRRFFTFHRLSRPYIILKWAQTANGFIDDNGKALAISTSFTQMLSHKLRAEEDAILVGRVTNEREHPQLTVRQWDGSNPKRLVIDRHHPLNLEVLHAHHIQSLIVEGGRKTLDSFLEQGLWDEIRVETNTRLTVGGGTRAPQLPANVQVFSQQVFDENIIVNYMKV; from the coding sequence ATGACAACAGACGAAAGATACATGCAGCGCTGCCTGCAACTGGCACAGAACGGACGACAGAACGCGAAGCCGAATCCGATGGTAGGAGCTGTAATCGTAGTTGATGGAAGAATCATTGGCGAAGGCTATCATGTGCGTTGCGGACAGGGTCATGCTGAAGTGAATGCTTTTGCAAGTGTGAGTGCAGAGGATGAGAAACTACTGCATGAGGCTACGATATATGTGTCGCTGGAACCTTGTTCGCATTATGGCAAGACGCCCCCATGTGCTGACTTGATTATTAAGAAAGGTGTGAAGCGCGTGGTAGTGGGCTGTATTGATGAGTTTGCCGAGGTGCAGGGTAGGGGCATCCAGAAACTAAGGGATGCTGGTATAGAAGTGACTGTTGGCGTACTTGAGAATGAGTGCAAGGCCTTGAATCGCCGCTTCTTTACTTTCCATCGTCTCTCGCGCCCGTACATTATATTAAAATGGGCCCAAACGGCTAATGGTTTTATTGATGATAATGGTAAGGCTTTGGCTATCTCAACATCTTTCACGCAAATGCTCTCACATAAGCTGCGTGCTGAGGAAGATGCCATCCTCGTGGGACGTGTAACCAATGAGCGTGAGCATCCGCAACTAACTGTGCGTCAATGGGATGGGTCTAACCCTAAACGTCTGGTCATAGACCGCCATCATCCATTGAATCTGGAGGTGCTTCATGCACATCATATCCAGTCGCTCATTGTGGAGGGTGGAAGAAAAACGCTTGATTCTTTCCTAGAACAAGGCTTGTGGGATGAGATTCGAGTAGAGACGAATACGCGTTTGACGGTGGGTGGCGGTACAAGAGCGCCACAGTTGCCTGCTAACGTACAGGTGTTCTCGCAACAAGTTTTCGACGAGAACATCATTGTCAATTACATGAAGGTATAA
- a CDS encoding RNase H family protein — protein sequence MQNPPDYRHDTVLPLPMEVRADAWAVDAACSGNPGPMEYQAIDLQTGAQVFHFGPVKGTNNIGEFLAIVHALALCWQKGLHDKTIYSDSYNAILWVSKRQCKTKLERTPETEQLYQIILRAENWLRTHNFRNPIIKWETSKWGEVPADFGRK from the coding sequence ATGCAGAACCCTCCCGACTATAGACACGACACCGTACTGCCCTTGCCCATGGAGGTAAGGGCAGACGCGTGGGCTGTTGACGCTGCTTGCAGTGGCAACCCAGGGCCTATGGAGTATCAGGCTATTGATTTGCAGACGGGTGCGCAGGTATTTCACTTTGGCCCAGTGAAGGGTACGAATAACATTGGTGAGTTCTTGGCGATCGTTCATGCCCTGGCACTCTGTTGGCAGAAGGGCTTACATGATAAGACCATCTACTCAGACTCCTACAATGCGATTCTCTGGGTCTCAAAGCGTCAATGTAAGACAAAATTAGAGCGTACCCCTGAAACGGAGCAGCTCTACCAGATTATCCTGCGTGCCGAGAATTGGCTGCGCACGCACAACTTTCGTAACCCCATCATCAAATGGGAGACTAGCAAATGGGGCGAGGTGCCTGCCGACTTCGGTAGGAAATAA